The segment AGAGAGGATGTTCATGACTTTTGTGGGTGAAACTGCACTCAGGGATTAAAATGCATCGAAGATCTATATGAAATGTTCGAAGCTTGCATTCTCGTTCAATGCACTTGTACCTGAAACCACTGGACGTCCGAGAACTTGTTGAACAATTCATGTAGTCATAGTCGTCTATAGGATTAGGGTCGAGGACAAGACGGTGTTTATGCAACGGATGATCCAGTTCTCGTGGAAGACCAGCACATACCTCGTGGAGAGAGTAATCACATTGAGTACAACCGTAGAAACAACGAGGATCAATAGGAAGGATGCACGCCTCACACTGCTTCTTGGCGTCTCTTACACCGTCGTAGCTTTCGAGCTTTAGATGATGCTCATGGCTGAAGTACTTTATGAGATCATCACCTACTTTCTTGAACGACGCAACATCATGATCTTCAGTCTTTTCTTGGCTTTCTGGTTTCCATTCTAGCTCTCTCCCATCCCAAACTTCGTTATGCGTTGCACATTTGGAATGGACTACATAAGAGCAGTCTTCACGGTCGCATGAATACTGTCCGAACCTGACATCAACCGCCCTGTAACAAACCCCACAAAACTGAGGGTGGAAGAAAAGGGGTATGAGAAAGACGATGTGGATGGCGTGTGAGCTTGATGGCGCGTGGTAAGATCATACAACCCTCATGTACCTGTAGTTACATTGGAAACAAGTGTAACTTGCTTCAGATGCCCTAACCAATCCACAAGCATCACATGGAACTAAGAGTGGTCGAGGGAGGAAGAGAAGTGGATGGTGATGGCTTTTTGGGTTTGGTATGGTAAGAGGTGGAGTATTTTTAGAGCAAGGTACGCACAAGCAAAAGCTGCAAATATAACAGCTGTAGACCCATGTGTCAGGTTTGTTTCCACACCAGCTACATGCATCGAAGATGAAAGGGGATTGGGTTTGGATAGTGTTGTTGATGTCAGATTTAGTGTTTAGACGAATGTAGGTGAGAGGATGTTGGAGGTGATATGGGTGTGTTATTTTGTTGGAATGAAAGGGACACTCCTTTTTAAAACTAGCATCACATGTGGTGCAGTAGTAATACACCTTGGATTGGTTCCCGCAAGAATAGCAGGTAATGGCTTTACCGGTTCGGAAAGAGAGGGTGTGAAGGTGATCTGGATGAGATCTAGGGCATATGACCTTGCACAAAGGCtgtatttcttcttcttcttcttctagctCTACCATTTTTTACTGTTTACTCGCTCttttgtatatatgaatatttacgATGTTACAATACTACTCCCAATTTATAAACGGCTTTGGTAATGGTAGTTGTGGAGTTGAATAAATGCAAGAGacatatatgttaaaaataccTCACAAGTTGCTCCATACCTAACAAGTTGCTTCTAAATCTCTATAACTAGGTGTCTTcttgcaccatgtgcagtaaaaaaaatttaaaatatattttaacagataaatataaattttttttatttttttgttaatattgtaaatttccttttttaatcaatattttagtataaatttgatttaactaaacataaaaataaagataaaaataattttgtttattttaaattatatttaagaatatgcatgtatatatttaaaactcttagcttagatagatttttctatatatttattttaattaaatatattaaataaatatgtaaaaattgcataattttcaaaaattagaatgaaaaatacttataaaatttgtagatatatatatgagaaattaatgatttacgatttaattttataattttgtaaaaaaattgtatacattttttgaaaattttataattttaaaataaataactaaatgatatttcgaaatttagatgccatagttaaatatatttatttaa is part of the Raphanus sativus cultivar WK10039 chromosome 5, ASM80110v3, whole genome shotgun sequence genome and harbors:
- the LOC108857852 gene encoding uncharacterized protein LOC108857852, producing HAPSSSHAIHIVFLIPLFFHPQFCGVCYRAVDVRFGQYSCDREDCSYVVHSKCATHNEVWDGRELEWKPESQEKTEDHDVASFKKVGDDLIKYFSHEHHLKLESYDGVRDAKKQCEACILPIDPRCFYGCTQCDYSLHEVCAGLPRELDHPLHKHRLVLDPNPIDDYDYMNCSTSSRTSSGFRYKCIERECKLRTFHIDLRCILIPECSFTHKSHEHPLFISVSYGLEGGPRCNICEKGCAKAILRCSKCAFTMCFRCATIPTELHYTRDHKHPLSLCYRESVDDVCKYSCEICKMEVDAKKWFYKCNQCCVTVHRECIFNASIYMKSGSTFDWNGYLVRTGSTNCPTRQICAICEERCMFSVCYTLILEEGWDDKALCSFRCLRAAMWRILPEDM